The nucleotide sequence TGGGGACACAGATTGGGAGGATCTCAAAGAAGAGCGTAAGAAACTGCAaagctggcggaggccaacccaaGAAAACTCAAAGAAGTGATCCCTGCCAGTGACGCTTCtgcaaagtactgaataaagggtatGAATAgcacttctgattagatgctaactgcatttcgttgaaCAGTGCTTGTACTGTTTAGTGACAATGAGGTTGTATCTAATCTAATCTGAATACTAATGagataatttgtttttttatgtattgtgtGGAGATTGGTGTCAACAATTTTTTATCAATCATAAATttagtctataacacaaaacatgttGAGGGGGAAAGTGAAGGGGTATGAATACtatccaaaggcactgtatgtaatgTAGTTGAGAACATTCAGAAAAACAGAAGTCACAGAAGGAGCCATCTAAGAGGTAACTTCATTCAATAAGTTTATAAAGGATGGTGGTCATGTCTATTGGTAAGGCTGATGTCCTTTTAATTTTCTGCCAGACGTGAGCTTACAGAGGAAGCTGTACTCACAACGCAGAAAGACTTACGTCtgaaacatacatatacatgtgcgcacacacaccaacacctgCTCTCACACAATAACACGCACTTGCATTCGATGCCAATCACCCTGCCACAAACAGCCGACGAACACAACTAATTTTATTCAGACTATTGATTCCGTGACTTGTTCTGGTGTACATAATGGTCCTTTCCAACTCACCCTGAGTGTGAAAAGCCATCCTTACAGCGCCGCTGGCAGAAATACCAGACCAAGAAGCCAGTGATGACGAGGGACACCCCCGCCGCGATCAGACCCACCAGCAGGGCAGTCACATCCAGCCGGCTCGGCCGATTGTCCTTACCTGTGggatcacacaaacacaacaccgTGGTCACTGCTCAACAAATTCAGTTCAGAGCACTGGTAAGAGAAAGATCTACTGGATCTACTTAGTCGCAGTGTATGGTGTATTTTTTTATGCTAACTTGacatatttctgtctgtctggggacTTATGTTTGTGGATGAAAACAAACAGTTTGAAGAGAAGACAAGATGCCTGACTGCTGAATGTGAGGACCAGAGTTGCAATTGGCCACATTAAGTTGTCTCCCGTTTATAAGATTGTGGAAcaacagatatatatatatatatttttagcttATCTTCTCAGgagaaccagcaacctttcagaTACTAGTTCAATGCTCTTGAATGTTAGGCTAAGTCTACATGACAGACTATGCGGCTAATAGTTGGGTTGTGACATAGATATGTGATGTGTGTAGTCTTACCCTGAGTGTATTGTTTCCAGAAGGTGTCCTGTAAAGTAACGTACACATTAGGATGTGATGTAATGTGACCTGAGCTACCATTCAAATGCTGGACTGACACAAATTCCTCCTCGCTTACCGTCTTCGGGACATTTTCGAAGAACTCTCGGGCTTCCTCGTAATTGCAGACTTCTTCAAAGCATTCCCGCTCCAAATTTCCAGGGGTAAACATCTCAAAGTCAAATCGATTAGCCAACAAACGGCGTCCTAAAAATGCATTTGCTGTCTCCTCCCCCATGAAAACTAGTAGATGAAATCACATGTACTAAAATTATGCAAACTAAAAAATTGAATTTAATATTACTATTAGTTATATAACCACATTAAATGTGAACACCTGTTTGGACCATGTCTCACCTTCTTTTGACTGGTTCTCGGTTTCTGTGTTGAATAATAACTTCCTCATACAAGCAAAGTTTCCACAAGGCAGCAGCTGATACAGCATGAATAAATGCAAAAGCATTGCCATTCACCTGAGGAGGATGAATTGAGCATACGTTAAAGAGGGTAGGTAGGAAGTTTGAATTGCACAAGTGACTGACAAACACACCTAGTTGTTATCAGTTATGGTGTATTCATGACTGATAACACCATTACCCCAACTGAGAACGCTTCACTGCCTTTTCATCCAAAATATCAACATATCGTTTTATGATAATTACAAACTTACCCAAATCAACAAcacagctagctaactttatTAATAGACATTAACATTCTATTTTGCATTTGGATCATCAGTTAAGAGAAGTTTCCCACTGAAAACTACGATCTTCCGATTACACGTGAACGCGGATTAATTCCAAGCACGATGATTGCTCCAAAACTATTATTTTCCCAGTCGAAACTTGTTTTCCCCCTAGGTTCCCAACTGTCTTTTACTGATGTCCAAGGGGGAAATCCTAATTCCAACCCAGAATCAACACATCTGTTCAGAACGCATACGGTTAAACTGTTGATTGTTaggtttcattttcatttaaaaagtataCATATTTACACTTCAATACCCAATGTTTTACTTTAACatggaaatcttttttttaattaaagctttactcatttttttatttaaagcttTAGGCTAATGAATACCACTACGATGTTGCGAACAGGTGAAACCAACTACCTTT is from Esox lucius isolate fEsoLuc1 chromosome 2, fEsoLuc1.pri, whole genome shotgun sequence and encodes:
- the prrg4 gene encoding transmembrane gamma-carboxyglutamic acid protein 4 isoform X1, which encodes MAMLLHLFMLYQLLPCGNFACMRKLLFNTETENQSKEVFMGEETANAFLGRRLLANRFDFEMFTPGNLERECFEEVCNYEEAREFFENVPKTDTFWKQYTQGKDNRPSRLDVTALLVGLIAAGVSLVITGFLVWYFCQRRCKDGFSHSGSVRVRPRRSNASLIMRRLEEVSLQPVLPAPPPLEEINPPGLPSYEDAIVNTGPHDAPPPPYPGSRPGSIQR
- the prrg4 gene encoding transmembrane gamma-carboxyglutamic acid protein 4 isoform X2, encoding MFTPGNLERECFEEVCNYEEAREFFENVPKTDTFWKQYTQGKDNRPSRLDVTALLVGLIAAGVSLVITGFLVWYFCQRRCKDGFSHSGSVRVRPRRSNASLIMRRLEEVSLQPVLPAPPPLEEINPPGLPSYEDAIVNTGPHDAPPPPYPGSRPGSIQR